The following are encoded together in the Pseudoalteromonas ruthenica genome:
- a CDS encoding DNA polymerase II, whose protein sequence is MAPIAGFILSAQTRQLSDGISHVFWLATDNGPVKAQSVAESAVFFVAQSQQQRVIKLLQAANLPCDIRTVTLHSFAGKPMAGCYFTHLNQFYAAREQLKEQGITLYEDDIRAHERFLMERFIRGGVWVDGTSSANGSLVQARFKSHPHYRPTLRVLSLDIECSGDGVLYSVGLVSERFKKVLMVGRSTEERSWLEYVEDEAALLVRLQEHIHHIDPDVIVGWNVVDFDFQLLCYRAQQLGIRLNLGRNNEAVVWRGGKVAKLIVPGRAVLDGIDMLKNATYYYPSFALDNVAHEILGERKLIENKDKVSEISRLFNEDKLQLAEYNLKDCELVLAIFARLELVDFAIVRTQLTGLPLERLGGSVAAFTNLYLPLLHRSGYVAPNLGDHGLTFDSPGGYVMDSVPGLYQNVAVLDFKSLYPSIIRTFCIDPMGLIEGLNAPDDAIVGYHEAFFSRSKHHLPDLVASLAQARQEAKKRRDPHLQQAIKIIMSSLYGVLGSKGCRFYDPRLASSITLRGHDIMQTTRQWLIEYGVDVIYGDTDSTFIALPEELSDEQSHTLAKELVTKINNRWRQTLEQSYGIPSYLELEYESLYRPFFMPKARHKDVGTKKRYTGLLVQKRRELVFKGMESVRSDWTPLARKFQGELFQGLFTGANLQHIIDNYVNTLQKGDNAQLLTYAKRLGKNPDEYTKATPPHVKAARNSTQSYAKGDWVEYVITVDGPRCTPSCRPLDLAHYLEKQLKPIIDDIADVCDVSLHCPLDSQFTLI, encoded by the coding sequence TTGGCTCCAATAGCAGGGTTTATCCTTTCCGCGCAAACACGGCAACTGAGCGATGGTATCAGTCATGTCTTTTGGCTGGCCACAGACAACGGCCCAGTTAAAGCACAATCTGTCGCTGAGTCTGCGGTATTTTTCGTTGCCCAATCGCAGCAGCAGCGAGTGATAAAATTACTCCAAGCCGCTAACTTACCTTGTGATATACGCACAGTAACGCTGCACTCTTTTGCCGGTAAACCCATGGCAGGGTGTTATTTCACGCACTTGAATCAGTTTTATGCGGCGCGAGAACAGCTTAAAGAGCAAGGAATTACGTTATACGAGGATGATATCCGCGCGCACGAGCGCTTCTTAATGGAGCGATTTATTCGCGGCGGCGTTTGGGTAGACGGCACCTCCAGTGCTAATGGCTCCTTAGTCCAAGCGCGGTTTAAAAGCCATCCCCACTACCGGCCCACTTTGCGGGTTTTATCGCTGGATATTGAATGCAGTGGCGATGGGGTGCTTTACAGTGTTGGCTTGGTAAGTGAACGGTTTAAAAAGGTGCTGATGGTTGGGCGTAGCACCGAAGAGCGCTCGTGGCTTGAGTATGTTGAGGATGAGGCCGCTTTGCTCGTGCGGTTACAAGAGCACATACACCATATAGACCCTGATGTGATCGTTGGTTGGAATGTGGTCGACTTTGACTTTCAGCTGCTGTGCTATCGCGCTCAACAATTGGGTATTCGTCTTAATTTAGGACGCAATAACGAGGCGGTTGTGTGGCGCGGAGGAAAAGTCGCTAAGCTTATAGTTCCCGGGCGCGCTGTACTTGATGGCATTGATATGCTTAAAAACGCCACATATTACTACCCCAGCTTTGCCCTTGATAATGTTGCCCACGAAATCCTTGGCGAGCGAAAGCTTATCGAAAACAAAGACAAAGTTTCCGAGATTTCCCGGCTTTTCAACGAAGATAAACTGCAACTTGCTGAATATAACTTAAAAGACTGTGAGCTTGTATTAGCCATCTTTGCTCGTCTTGAATTGGTCGACTTTGCTATTGTGCGGACCCAGCTTACAGGGCTGCCATTAGAACGGCTAGGAGGGTCGGTGGCGGCGTTCACCAACCTTTATTTGCCATTGTTACATCGCAGTGGTTATGTGGCTCCTAATTTAGGCGATCATGGATTAACCTTCGACAGCCCAGGCGGTTATGTGATGGACTCGGTGCCCGGTCTTTATCAAAATGTTGCAGTTCTTGACTTTAAAAGCCTTTATCCGAGTATTATTCGTACCTTTTGTATCGATCCCATGGGCTTAATAGAGGGGCTCAATGCTCCTGATGACGCAATTGTTGGGTATCATGAGGCATTTTTTTCTCGCAGCAAACATCATCTTCCTGATTTGGTTGCCAGCCTCGCACAGGCCCGTCAAGAGGCCAAAAAGCGCCGCGACCCTCATCTTCAGCAGGCTATCAAAATTATCATGAGCAGCCTATACGGCGTGCTTGGCTCAAAAGGCTGTCGCTTTTATGACCCAAGACTAGCCAGCTCGATTACCCTGCGCGGGCACGATATTATGCAAACAACGCGACAGTGGCTGATTGAATATGGCGTAGATGTGATCTACGGCGATACCGACTCTACCTTTATCGCACTACCCGAAGAGCTTAGTGACGAACAAAGCCATACGTTAGCCAAAGAGTTAGTGACAAAAATTAACAACCGTTGGCGACAAACACTTGAACAAAGCTATGGAATACCTAGTTATTTGGAGCTTGAATACGAAAGCCTATATCGACCTTTTTTTATGCCCAAGGCAAGGCATAAAGACGTGGGAACGAAGAAACGTTACACCGGTTTATTGGTCCAGAAGCGCCGCGAGCTCGTTTTTAAAGGCATGGAGTCGGTGCGTAGCGATTGGACGCCACTGGCGAGAAAGTTTCAAGGTGAACTGTTTCAAGGATTATTCACTGGTGCAAATCTGCAACATATCATTGATAATTATGTTAACACTTTACAGAAAGGGGATAACGCTCAGCTCTTAACTTATGCCAAACGCTTAGGCAAAAACCCTGATGAATACACCAAAGCAACTCCCCCTCATGTGAAAGCTGCACGAAATAGTACTCAAAGTTACGCTAAAGGTGATTGGGTTGAGTACGTTATAACAGTTGATGGTCCTCGCTGCACCCCTAGCTGTAGGCCACTGGACTTGGCACATTACCTCGAAAAACAGCTAAAACCCATCATCGATGACATTGCTGATGTGTGCGATGTATCGCTTCACTGCCCCCTAGATAGTCAATTCACATTAATTTAA
- a CDS encoding TonB-dependent receptor domain-containing protein: MLNSKIAKSVRLALAFGAASTAGISANAIAAEEGADDVERIEVTGSRIKRTDLETATPVQVTSAEDIAMSGFTRVEDIMNNLPQIEASQTAFQSNGATGTATLDLRGMGAQRTLVLINGRRAQAGGIYTQSADINQIPAALIKRVEVMTGGGSTTYGADAVAGVVNFVMNDDFEGFQVDIGGSAYQHDNDNEYIQGLMDERDFEYPSGSDGFDGAAFDFSATLGGTFDGGKGHAVGYVTYTKQNELRQGARDYSSCALNAAGTACGGSGNAVIPNFYVSLPTETGGVDFGEDMYEYWTLTPDSGFTDSVGNVYNYAPINHFMRPDERHTFGLFANYEINEHFNPYVETMFMRDRTTAQIAESGTFFDTSYVMDFDSPLISDAQREALAERFGIGSGDQFATYIGKRNVEGGPRSDKLEHNSFRMVLGTRGELSDLWTYDVTAQYGSTSSSSAYINDFFGPRITTALSANGESCADSDGCIPYEVFTYEGVTSEAAGALTGTAILNGVTEQIILGGFVSGEFDYTLPSSDYPIAAVFGAEYREENFERTADEVYAQGLLLGQGGTTKSLEGSYDVTEFYTEVSLPIVEGKTGFENFTLDLAYRWSDYSTSGSEPTYKAAINWDVTSDWKIRASYNRAVRAANNGELFAQQSSGLWPGVDPCAGANPELTAAQCANTGVSASQYGSVGKSPADQYNGFFGGNPDLKPEIADTITLGLVAEPIEGLNFSLDYWDIELEDAIGNIDPEIIVRQCGITGDPVLCDDVQRTPGSGSLWIGDGQVVATDINLGQLHWEGIDLSANYDFEVAGGTLSTNLIGSYFMTKEFDNLPGITESYDCVGTLNNGCFAQPEWRHVFTMNYDTGSFWRATLKWRYYGEVSDYTGDDTLVQDGISSQSYLDLKGSFTINDYTNVLVGVNNIMDKEPPLVGGSLSTNGNAIAGFYDTLGRYFHANVTFKF; the protein is encoded by the coding sequence ATGTTAAATAGCAAAATCGCAAAATCAGTGCGTTTAGCACTTGCTTTTGGTGCTGCTTCAACAGCAGGCATTTCGGCAAATGCCATCGCTGCTGAAGAGGGTGCTGATGATGTTGAGCGTATCGAAGTAACCGGTTCGCGTATCAAGCGTACTGATCTTGAAACAGCTACTCCAGTACAAGTAACCTCTGCAGAAGATATCGCTATGTCGGGCTTTACCCGCGTCGAAGATATCATGAATAACCTACCGCAAATCGAGGCGTCACAAACTGCATTCCAATCAAATGGTGCAACCGGTACGGCAACACTTGACCTTCGCGGTATGGGTGCTCAGCGTACGCTAGTACTTATCAACGGTCGTCGTGCACAGGCTGGTGGTATTTACACGCAATCGGCTGATATTAACCAAATTCCAGCTGCGCTAATTAAACGCGTTGAAGTAATGACCGGTGGTGGTTCAACAACTTATGGTGCCGATGCGGTAGCGGGTGTTGTTAACTTCGTAATGAATGATGACTTCGAAGGCTTCCAAGTTGATATTGGTGGCTCTGCGTACCAACACGATAATGACAATGAGTACATCCAAGGCTTGATGGATGAGCGTGACTTCGAATATCCAAGCGGTAGCGACGGTTTTGATGGCGCGGCGTTTGACTTCAGTGCAACACTTGGCGGCACCTTTGATGGTGGTAAAGGTCATGCAGTTGGTTACGTAACCTACACCAAGCAAAACGAGTTACGTCAAGGTGCGCGTGACTACTCATCATGTGCATTGAACGCTGCAGGTACTGCATGTGGTGGTTCTGGTAACGCGGTTATTCCTAACTTCTACGTATCACTTCCAACCGAAACCGGTGGTGTAGACTTCGGCGAAGATATGTATGAGTACTGGACACTTACTCCAGACAGTGGCTTCACCGATTCAGTAGGCAATGTGTATAACTATGCACCAATTAACCACTTTATGCGTCCAGATGAGCGTCATACATTTGGTTTATTTGCTAACTATGAAATTAATGAACACTTCAACCCTTATGTTGAAACTATGTTCATGCGTGACCGCACTACAGCGCAAATCGCGGAATCAGGCACCTTCTTCGATACCAGTTATGTAATGGATTTCGATAGCCCACTTATCTCTGATGCACAACGTGAAGCGCTAGCAGAACGTTTCGGTATCGGCTCTGGTGATCAGTTTGCAACCTACATTGGTAAGCGTAACGTTGAAGGCGGTCCTCGTTCAGATAAGCTTGAGCACAACTCATTCCGTATGGTATTAGGTACGCGTGGTGAGCTGAGCGACCTTTGGACGTATGATGTGACTGCTCAATACGGCTCAACGTCGTCGTCGTCAGCATATATTAACGACTTCTTTGGTCCACGTATTACCACAGCGCTTTCAGCGAATGGTGAAAGCTGTGCCGACAGCGATGGTTGTATTCCGTACGAAGTATTCACCTACGAGGGTGTAACTTCAGAAGCGGCAGGAGCGCTTACGGGTACGGCTATCTTGAACGGTGTTACAGAGCAAATCATCCTAGGTGGTTTCGTCTCAGGTGAATTCGATTACACGCTACCGAGCTCTGATTACCCAATCGCAGCGGTATTTGGTGCAGAGTATCGTGAAGAAAACTTTGAACGTACAGCGGATGAAGTATACGCGCAAGGCCTTCTTTTAGGTCAAGGTGGTACAACTAAGAGCTTGGAAGGTAGTTACGATGTAACTGAATTCTACACAGAGGTAAGCCTACCGATTGTAGAGGGTAAAACAGGCTTCGAAAACTTCACCCTTGATTTAGCCTATCGTTGGTCAGATTACAGCACCTCAGGTTCAGAGCCTACTTATAAAGCAGCCATTAACTGGGATGTAACGTCTGATTGGAAAATCCGTGCAAGCTATAACCGTGCGGTACGTGCTGCAAACAACGGCGAGCTATTCGCACAGCAAAGCTCTGGCTTATGGCCAGGTGTAGATCCATGTGCCGGTGCAAACCCTGAGCTCACTGCAGCACAGTGTGCGAACACAGGCGTATCTGCTTCTCAATATGGTAGCGTAGGTAAGAGCCCTGCTGATCAGTATAATGGTTTCTTCGGTGGTAACCCTGACTTGAAACCTGAAATCGCTGATACCATTACCTTAGGTCTAGTGGCTGAGCCAATTGAAGGGCTTAACTTCTCACTCGACTACTGGGATATTGAACTTGAAGACGCGATCGGCAATATCGATCCTGAAATCATTGTTCGTCAGTGTGGTATCACTGGAGACCCAGTATTATGTGATGACGTTCAACGTACACCAGGAAGCGGTAGCCTGTGGATTGGTGACGGTCAAGTAGTAGCGACAGATATCAACTTGGGTCAATTGCATTGGGAAGGTATCGACCTTTCTGCAAACTATGACTTTGAGGTTGCAGGTGGTACGCTTTCAACTAACTTAATTGGCTCATATTTCATGACCAAAGAGTTCGATAACCTTCCGGGTATTACTGAGTCTTATGACTGTGTGGGCACGCTTAACAATGGTTGTTTCGCGCAGCCTGAGTGGCGTCATGTGTTCACTATGAACTATGACACTGGTAGCTTCTGGCGTGCCACATTGAAATGGCGTTACTACGGTGAAGTCAGTGACTACACCGGCGATGATACGCTTGTTCAAGATGGCATCAGCTCACAAAGTTACTTAGACCTTAAAGGTAGCTTCACTATCAATGATTACACCAACGTATTAGTGGGTGTTAACAACATCATGGATAAAGAACCACCATTGGTAGGCGGTTCGCTTTCTACCAACGGTAACGCGATTGCTGGTTTCTACGACACATTAGGTCGTTATTTCCACGCAAACGTAACATTCAAGTTCTAA
- a CDS encoding tetratricopeptide repeat-containing sulfotransferase family protein encodes MTSLQHAAALLKEDNKEQAITLLQELAKKTDTKEPALRQLLRLALAEQRWEEAKNYVVCLQQLNPSSREYRQVITDIGEHLEDFTFICAGYERYLQCHDTDDTAHFNCGYYARKATRPEIAITHFERALELGIEDPHEVHLNLALVYSELLLDPETAQQWLGKALELKPDYVDALFNLAAIKEFAGDKCAAKQLFEQVLTIDAQHPLALSRLADLEQFNTESAHNYVTRCQDVMTKMPAQLRCDLHYSCGKALDDAKLYKQAWRHYSQANSLNKQSLAPFNVASLERIEQSIFARAEHVSQLAAQDSPSVQPIIICGMFRSGSTLLEQILGASSYIQAGGELKFVHRQLFELTNKPIQLLNKAGTPGFAHAYDDLLVSVAKGHDWVTDKRPENYLYIDILKQLYPGLKVIWTQRDIRDNALSAYFQRLGPSLNYATDLDNIRHMYEHQQRLKAHWHQQYGNDIMTVEYEQLVAQPEQVLTTLFSQLGIQYDGEAERFHNQRSHVRTASVWQVRKPLYSSSVGRFKHYKEAILAQRAFPYFSELL; translated from the coding sequence TTGACTAGCTTGCAACATGCCGCAGCGCTATTAAAAGAAGACAATAAAGAGCAAGCCATTACTCTGCTCCAAGAGTTAGCTAAGAAAACCGATACAAAAGAGCCTGCGCTTCGCCAATTACTGCGCTTAGCCTTAGCAGAGCAGCGCTGGGAGGAAGCCAAAAACTATGTAGTGTGTTTACAGCAATTAAACCCGAGTAGTCGCGAGTATCGTCAAGTTATTACTGATATCGGTGAGCATTTAGAAGACTTTACTTTTATTTGCGCTGGATATGAGCGTTATTTGCAGTGTCATGACACCGACGACACAGCACATTTCAATTGCGGGTATTATGCCCGCAAAGCAACGCGCCCAGAAATAGCGATAACGCACTTTGAGCGAGCCTTAGAGCTCGGCATTGAAGACCCTCATGAGGTGCACCTCAATTTGGCATTGGTGTACTCTGAGCTGTTACTCGACCCAGAAACCGCGCAACAGTGGCTAGGTAAAGCTCTGGAGCTAAAACCAGATTATGTTGATGCTCTCTTTAACCTCGCTGCGATTAAAGAGTTTGCCGGAGACAAATGCGCTGCAAAGCAATTGTTTGAGCAGGTACTGACCATTGACGCGCAGCACCCATTGGCACTGTCGCGCCTTGCTGACCTTGAGCAGTTCAATACTGAGTCGGCGCACAATTATGTGACTCGATGCCAAGATGTGATGACTAAAATGCCCGCGCAACTAAGGTGTGATTTACATTATAGTTGTGGCAAAGCGCTCGATGATGCGAAGCTATATAAACAGGCGTGGAGGCATTACTCTCAAGCTAACTCTCTCAATAAGCAATCTCTTGCACCATTCAATGTTGCTTCACTAGAGCGCATTGAACAAAGTATTTTCGCCCGCGCCGAACATGTATCTCAGCTAGCCGCGCAAGACTCGCCATCAGTCCAGCCAATCATCATTTGTGGTATGTTCCGCTCGGGTTCGACCTTATTAGAACAAATATTAGGTGCTAGCAGCTATATTCAGGCTGGTGGTGAGTTGAAGTTTGTACATCGCCAGCTTTTTGAGCTCACCAACAAACCAATCCAATTGCTAAATAAAGCAGGGACGCCGGGTTTCGCTCATGCGTATGATGACTTGTTAGTGAGTGTGGCGAAAGGGCACGATTGGGTTACTGATAAGCGGCCCGAAAATTACCTCTATATAGACATATTAAAGCAGCTCTACCCCGGCTTAAAAGTGATATGGACGCAACGTGATATAAGAGATAACGCGCTTTCGGCTTATTTTCAGCGCTTGGGGCCGAGCCTTAACTATGCAACTGACCTTGATAACATTCGCCATATGTATGAACATCAACAGCGCCTCAAAGCGCACTGGCATCAGCAGTACGGCAATGACATTATGACTGTCGAGTATGAACAACTAGTAGCGCAGCCGGAGCAAGTGCTCACGACATTGTTTTCGCAGCTAGGTATCCAGTATGACGGTGAGGCAGAGCGCTTTCATAATCAGCGCTCACATGTCAGAACTGCAAGCGTATGGCAAGTTAGAAAGCCTTTGTATAGCTCATCCGTCGGCCGTTTTAAGCACTATAAAGAGGCGATTTTAGCGCAGCGCGCGTTCCCTTATTTCAGTGAACTGCTGTGA
- a CDS encoding putative 2OG-Fe(II) oxygenase translates to MKHYQIAFALYQKGQFSHSLNALEKAAELSSQDLLLKAANLICLNQCADAERVLQELLRIEPANLGAQFELAKLQFKRQSFCECIATLANSKRNEAANLLYIDALIRTLRLREAKSLLLQSKRSAEQAIHWHLLDVDYELASGHYLEASELLHQLLNQHHNNFHLQYKLACLYRDVGETEKAKALFIDLQKQQPKLPELSYVVGCCAYELGDYRSAQQALLHTLSLAPNYIPAHESLNKLYWHTEQAQHYMSSYKQTLHHYDWHPDLVLSAIEQLIRIGHIDEAQQLCAQGLVKFNGDPRFVHAQALILDKQGNAEQAYSLFREAANLCPSVTRYQIDLANCELELSHYHAAETLIKQALDYAPDNQELWAYLSTVWRLKGDERWQWLCDYEHTVKVKSLPTPARFSQLSDFLSELSALLTAKHRKVTKQPLDQSVELGTQTSGNLLFSNHVLIKEYKWALNLAITEYLASLPTDRSHPLYRRNYGQFKVNGSWSVQLGKGGYHRNHIHPSGWISAPAYIQVPQSMHKDDPTRSGWLRLGETCLDLGEREQIDKLICPQPGQIIIFPSYLWHGTYPITSEQPRITLPTDIMPTA, encoded by the coding sequence ATGAAACATTATCAAATCGCGTTCGCACTTTATCAAAAAGGTCAGTTTTCTCATTCACTAAATGCCTTAGAGAAGGCCGCTGAACTTAGCTCACAGGATTTATTGCTCAAAGCAGCTAATTTGATTTGCTTGAATCAATGTGCTGATGCTGAACGCGTCCTCCAAGAACTTTTGCGTATTGAACCTGCAAATTTAGGGGCCCAATTTGAGCTCGCTAAGTTGCAATTTAAACGACAAAGCTTTTGTGAATGTATTGCCACATTGGCTAATTCAAAACGCAATGAAGCCGCGAATTTACTCTATATCGACGCGCTAATACGAACCTTACGGCTACGCGAAGCCAAATCCTTACTACTACAGAGTAAACGCTCTGCGGAGCAGGCGATACATTGGCACTTGCTGGATGTGGACTATGAGCTTGCCTCTGGGCATTACCTGGAGGCCAGTGAGTTGCTTCATCAGCTACTAAACCAACACCACAATAACTTTCATTTGCAATATAAATTAGCTTGCCTATACCGTGATGTAGGTGAAACTGAAAAAGCCAAAGCGCTGTTTATCGACTTACAAAAACAGCAGCCAAAATTGCCCGAGTTGAGCTATGTGGTTGGATGTTGCGCTTACGAACTCGGTGATTATCGTAGCGCGCAGCAAGCATTACTTCACACCCTTAGCTTGGCTCCGAATTATATTCCCGCACACGAAAGTTTAAATAAGCTTTACTGGCACACCGAGCAAGCACAACACTATATGAGCAGTTATAAACAGACACTGCATCATTATGACTGGCACCCAGATTTAGTGTTGTCCGCCATCGAACAACTAATACGCATAGGCCATATAGATGAAGCTCAGCAGCTATGTGCCCAAGGCCTCGTAAAATTCAATGGCGACCCTCGGTTTGTGCATGCACAAGCTCTAATTTTAGATAAACAGGGTAATGCTGAGCAGGCCTACTCCTTGTTCCGAGAAGCGGCCAATTTATGCCCCAGCGTCACACGTTACCAAATTGACTTGGCGAACTGCGAACTTGAGCTGAGTCATTATCACGCTGCCGAAACACTCATAAAACAAGCGCTAGATTACGCCCCAGACAATCAAGAGCTATGGGCTTATTTAAGCACAGTATGGCGCTTGAAGGGCGATGAGCGATGGCAGTGGCTGTGCGACTACGAGCACACGGTTAAGGTTAAGTCTTTACCTACGCCTGCTCGCTTTTCTCAATTGTCGGACTTCTTATCTGAACTCTCAGCGCTGTTAACAGCCAAGCACCGTAAAGTGACCAAGCAACCATTAGATCAAAGCGTTGAATTAGGCACACAAACTTCAGGTAACTTGCTGTTTTCTAATCATGTGCTCATAAAAGAATACAAATGGGCATTGAACCTAGCCATTACCGAATATTTAGCATCTCTACCAACCGATCGTTCACACCCCCTTTATAGACGCAACTATGGCCAGTTTAAAGTCAATGGCAGTTGGTCGGTACAGCTTGGAAAAGGCGGTTATCATCGCAACCATATCCATCCCTCTGGATGGATTTCAGCCCCTGCTTATATTCAAGTACCGCAGTCAATGCATAAGGATGATCCCACACGAAGTGGGTGGCTGCGCCTTGGAGAAACCTGTTTGGATTTAGGTGAGCGAGAGCAGATAGATAAACTCATTTGCCCTCAGCCGGGGCAAATTATTATTTTCCCAAGCTATCTGTGGCATGGCACCTACCCTATCACCAGCGAACAACCGCGTATCACCTTGCCCACGGACATTATGCCAACCGCTTGA
- a CDS encoding DUF547 domain-containing protein, whose product MFRFTTVLTTVLIFVCSAPSLAQQDQEQTLAQAFGGFKWNSQFEVAYDDIDQLLAMTVVNTGMSDRSRLKSEQTIGTRMTSGRNKATALEANRFYFEGVKKSDLKLALTKIRESLENLPQEMPLSELNKKEQLAYWLNLYNMTLLEQLVKRYPLHSLDDEIEDEGLLDAKLITVAGHPLSLNDIQQRIVYPNFSEKPNVIYGFYQGYIGSPSLHPAAFKGATVYKQLEKRAEEFINSNRGAQVDDEILEVSQYYRQATFYFPQLQDDLKRHIAIYAKGQFEYDLRNVEKVEIEIEDYTLADLTGSGRQIGGGVASNQAGMLDAVVNGSGGQAAGMAGADGGLGAQNVGVVSQTMQTRTADFGRFTPEQAEILRKIREKQEIAAGSVEIKDIDKEKKEKSEN is encoded by the coding sequence ATGTTTAGATTCACCACTGTGCTCACCACCGTGCTTATATTTGTATGCAGTGCTCCAAGCTTGGCACAGCAAGATCAGGAGCAAACATTGGCGCAGGCCTTCGGTGGTTTCAAATGGAATTCCCAATTTGAAGTCGCATACGATGATATTGACCAACTGTTAGCGATGACCGTTGTTAACACGGGAATGTCGGATCGCTCGCGCTTGAAAAGCGAGCAAACTATCGGCACGCGTATGACATCGGGTCGTAATAAAGCAACAGCGCTCGAAGCTAATCGCTTTTATTTCGAAGGAGTCAAAAAGTCTGATCTAAAGCTCGCACTCACTAAAATAAGAGAAAGCCTGGAAAACTTACCGCAAGAAATGCCCCTAAGTGAGCTTAATAAGAAAGAGCAGCTCGCCTATTGGCTCAATCTTTATAACATGACTCTGTTAGAGCAGCTGGTTAAGCGTTATCCGCTACACTCATTAGATGATGAAATTGAAGATGAAGGGCTCCTTGACGCTAAACTCATTACCGTTGCGGGCCACCCACTTTCACTCAATGACATCCAGCAACGTATTGTGTATCCCAATTTCTCAGAAAAGCCGAATGTCATCTATGGCTTCTATCAAGGTTACATTGGCAGCCCCAGCCTTCATCCCGCAGCGTTTAAAGGAGCCACTGTATATAAGCAACTAGAAAAACGCGCAGAAGAGTTCATTAATTCAAATCGCGGCGCTCAAGTTGATGATGAAATACTTGAAGTGTCGCAGTATTACCGACAAGCCACATTTTATTTCCCTCAGCTTCAAGATGACTTGAAACGCCATATTGCTATTTATGCTAAAGGCCAATTCGAATATGACCTACGTAACGTTGAAAAAGTTGAGATTGAAATTGAAGATTACACACTCGCCGACTTAACCGGTTCGGGCCGCCAGATTGGCGGCGGCGTCGCAAGCAATCAAGCTGGTATGCTTGATGCTGTTGTCAATGGTTCTGGTGGACAAGCTGCGGGTATGGCGGGCGCGGATGGTGGTTTAGGTGCGCAAAACGTAGGCGTGGTGTCACAAACTATGCAAACGCGCACAGCAGACTTTGGTCGCTTTACTCCTGAGCAGGCAGAAATTCTGCGTAAGATAAGAGAAAAGCAGGAAATAGCAGCCGGCTCTGTGGAAATCAAAGACATCGATAAAGAGAAAAAGGAAAAGTCGGAAAACTAA
- a CDS encoding DUF3450 domain-containing protein, with amino-acid sequence MSVKIRKSLVASALVGAAALASNNVMADPLNDIHKAGATIQTAAKKSQTKIDNIYGQTQELIADYRATVDETEIMKVYNDHVQRLVDDQNSQIESLERQIAGIDKTKQNVVPLMYRMIDTLEQFIKADVPFNTEDRLARVEKLREIMSSASVTTSEKFRQVLEAYMVEKDYSTTMVADQGSLNIDGRDISVDFARLGRIAYVAQSFDQKNAWVWNNSTKQWEALGEEFLKPVKETIRMARKQAAPDLVKLPIFGAE; translated from the coding sequence ATGTCTGTTAAAATCAGAAAGAGTCTTGTAGCTTCTGCGTTGGTTGGCGCAGCTGCACTTGCAAGCAACAATGTGATGGCAGATCCGTTGAATGACATCCACAAAGCGGGTGCAACTATCCAAACGGCTGCTAAAAAGTCTCAAACTAAAATCGATAACATCTATGGTCAAACGCAAGAGCTAATCGCTGATTACCGCGCGACTGTTGATGAAACTGAAATCATGAAGGTCTATAACGACCACGTTCAGCGTCTAGTTGATGATCAAAATTCACAAATTGAATCACTAGAGCGTCAGATTGCAGGTATCGACAAAACTAAACAAAACGTTGTGCCTTTGATGTATCGCATGATCGATACGCTTGAGCAATTCATCAAAGCGGACGTTCCGTTTAATACCGAAGATCGCCTAGCTCGCGTTGAAAAACTACGTGAAATCATGAGCAGTGCTTCTGTAACGACTTCAGAGAAGTTCCGTCAGGTACTTGAAGCATACATGGTTGAGAAAGACTACAGCACGACAATGGTTGCTGACCAAGGTAGCCTAAATATCGATGGTCGTGACATCTCTGTAGACTTCGCACGTCTAGGTCGTATTGCCTATGTTGCGCAATCATTCGACCAGAAGAATGCTTGGGTGTGGAACAACAGCACTAAGCAGTGGGAAGCTTTGGGTGAAGAATTCCTAAAGCCTGTTAAAGAGACAATCCGTATGGCCCGTAAACAGGCTGCACCGGATCTTGTTAAACTTCCAATCTTCGGCGCGGAGTAA